A DNA window from Vigna angularis cultivar LongXiaoDou No.4 chromosome 1, ASM1680809v1, whole genome shotgun sequence contains the following coding sequences:
- the LOC108340159 gene encoding uncharacterized protein LOC108340159, with the protein MSRFFSRVKSFFSNHFLRFTSRNTLLILDRFHWNGEIYDHDLFLLDVKEKKLKPLNVPKVTDSEMGFKMVGSCNGILCAIHYSLDPNSTIILWNPATGQTERIMDPQNALLPYMVPPHCLVGFYFNKSYSDYQVLRVHSFEDTNKEVCLGDSLAKTCAVRVEKYSRREGSWREIEYCNNQCVSVNGCLFWTENNVTVRETLFWVAMEVSDKVSNEIIISVNACNYVLNKIALPPLVAGDAEVHKKLAVYKDSVAVIICLEMKNVAQCLDLWVFYDKYEGVECWCKMHTIGMLPKLERPVGILKDEILVSTDKVIGSVSGTIVFLPEDDIGAEFSYNVFNYVQNFLFDGNVVVEEDDSLEGLSLLNLFISNIDKLSIEDCGCY; encoded by the coding sequence ATGTCTAGATTTTTTAGCCGTGTCAAATCCTTCTTTTCAAACCATTTTCTTCGCTTCACCAGTAGAAACACTCTTTTAATCCTCGATCGCTTTCACTGGAATGGAGAAATCTACGATCATGATCTGTTTCTGCTAGATGTCAAAGAAAAGAAGCTCAAACCACTTAATGTTCCAAAGGTCACAGATTCTGAAATGGGTTTCAAGATGGTGGGTTCATGCAACGGTATACTCTGTGCCATTCACTATTCTTTGGATCCTAACTCTACCATCATTCTTTGGAATCCTGCCACAGGACAAACCGAGCGAATCATGGATCCACAAAACGCTTTGCTTCCTTACATGGTGCCACCACACTGTCTTGTAGGCTTTTACTTCAACAAAAGTTACAGTGATTATCAAGTGCTTAGGGTTCACTCTTTTGAGGACACAAACAAAGAAGTGTGTTTGGGTGATTCTCTTGCAAAAACTTGTGCTGTTCGAGTAGAAAAGTACTCTCGGCGTGAAGGGTCGTGGAGGGAAATTGAATATTGTAACAATCAATGTGTGAGTGTGAATGGGTGTTTGTTTTGGACTGAGAACAATGTGACAGTGAGAGAAACCTTGTTTTGGGTGGCTATGGAGGTCAGTGATAAGGTtagtaatgaaattataatttctgTCAATGCATGTAATTATGTTCTTAACAAGATTGCGTTGCCCCCTTTGGTTGCTGGTGATGCTGAAGTTCATAAGAAACTTGCAGTGTACAAGGATTCGGTTGCAGTGATTATTTGCTTGGAAATGAAAAATGTGGCACAGTGTTTAGATTTGTGGGTTTTCTATGACAAGTACGAGGGTGTGGAGTGTTGGTGTAAAATGCACACAATAGGAATGTTACCAAAGTTAGAGCGTCCCGTGGGTATTTTGAAAGATGAGATTCTTGTGTCAACAGATAAAGTGATAGGTAGTGTGAGTGGAACAATAGTTTTTCTTCCTGAAGATGATATTGGAGCTGAATTTTCCTACAACGTCTTCAATTATGTTcagaattttttatttgatggaAATGTGGTTGTGGAGGAAGATGATTCACTTGAAGGACTCTCGTTACTTAATTTGTTCATCAGCAACATTGACAAATTAAGCATCGAAGATTGTGGCTGCTATTGA
- the LOC108340816 gene encoding probable inactive poly [ADP-ribose] polymerase SRO2 isoform X2: protein MQRIENWVGKGLPKVEKESEEYESIKNGFLKGMGFMGNATTIIAIHKNDVSFSLARQARWDSFNIFSKAVAIKSGGDANVRNAWYGSSLDDLLEIVSVGFNGCKSHDAHDESHGVGIPLFSVHSSIDSAMCTVADEHGLRHVLLCGVILGKVEAVGCGSKQSQPSSKQYDSGVDDILAPTKHIIWTAFMNSHIHPNYILSFRYNYSKDSVVHGELKPQSPYVLFPNLVARVSNNLKPAEMTMLLKSYRIYRQRKISRQVWINKVRLIVGDTLLHSVIIKSNYD from the exons atgcagCGAATAGAGAATTGGGTTGGGAAGGGATTACCGAAAGTAGAGAAGGAGAGTGAAGAATACGAATCCATTAAGAATGGTTTCTTGAAGGGTATGGGATTTATGGGAAATGCCACAACTATCATTGCCATTCACAAGAACGATGTTTCCTTTAGTTTGGCAAGGCAAGCTCGTTGGGATTCCTTCAATATTTTCTCTAAGGCTGTGGCAATCAAATCTGGTGGAGATGCAAATGTAAGGAATGCTTGGTATGGTAGTTCCTTGGATGATCTCCTAGAAATTGTATCTGTTGGATTCAATGGATGCAAAAGCCATGATGCTCACGATGAGTCTCACGGTGTTGGGATTCCCTTATTTTCTGTCCATTCCTCCATTGATAG TGCTATGTGTACAGTAGCAGATGAGCATGGTTTGAGACATGTGTTACTATGCGGAGTGATTTTAGGGAAGGTGGAAGCTGTTGGTTGTGGTTCAAAGCAGAGCCAACCTAGTTCTAAGCAATATGACTCTGGTGTGGATGATATTTTAGCACCTACAAAACATATTATCTGGACTGCTTTTATGAATTCACACATTCATCCAAATTATATTCTTAGTTTCAGATATAATTACTCAAAGG ATTCAGTGGTACATGGAGAACTGAAACCTCAATCACCATATGTGTTGTTTCCCAATTTAGTAGCAAGAGtttcaaataatttgaaaccaGCAGAGATGACTATGTTACTCAAAAGCTACCGAATTTACCGA CAACGGAAGATTTCAAGACAAGTATGGATAAACAAAGTGAGATTGATTGTGGGAGACACACTGCTCCATTCAGTGATCATAAAATCCAACTACGAT TAG
- the LOC108335637 gene encoding uncharacterized protein LOC108335637, which yields MAQGMASNRNSSAEARKVMVVADPTRESAGALQYALSHAVIEQDELILLHVENPSSWRNTISTFLKMPSLGNSNTVSLDFGGSGGAAAEGEGVDFLEEMKQICKSSQPKIKVRAMRVEMDGRDRATTILSLSKTYAVDVIVIGQKRSISSALLGYKRPVGGTMKVMKPIDTAEYLIQNSSCTCVSVQRKGQNGGYVLNSKTHRNFWLLA from the exons ATGGCGCAAGGCATGGCTAGTAACCGGAACTCCAGCGCCGAGGCCAGGAAGGTCATGGTAGTGGCGGACCCCACGCGCGAGTCAGCAGGCGCGTTGCAGTACGCACTTTCGCATGCTGTCATCGAACAAGACGAGTTGATTCTTCTGCACGTTGAGAACCCTAGCTCGTGGCGCAACACTATTTCCACGTTCCTGAAGATGCCTTCGTTGGGAAACTCCAACACTGTGTCCCTTGATTTTGGCGGAAGCGGCGGTGCTGCGGCCGAGGGAGAAGGGGTTGATTTTCTGGAGGAGATGAAGCAAATTTGCAAGTCATCTCAGCCAAAGATCAAAGTGCGTGCAATGAGGGTTGAGATGGATGGAAGAGACAGAGCCACCACCATTCTCTCCCTAAGCAAAACCTATGCGGTGGATGTCATAGTTATAGGCCAGAAACGCAGTATTTCTTCTGCATTGTTAGG ATATAAGCGACCCGTAGGAGGAACTATGAAAGTGATGAAACCCATAGACACAGCAGAGTATTTGATTCAAAACAGCTCCTGCACCTGTGTTAGTGTACAGAGAAAAGGCCAAAATGGAGGTTATGTTCTCAATTCAAAAACCCACAGAAATTTCTGGCTCTTGGCTTGA
- the LOC108340816 gene encoding probable inactive poly [ADP-ribose] polymerase SRO2 isoform X1 translates to MQRIENWVGKGLPKVEKESEEYESIKNGFLKGMGFMGNATTIIAIHKNDVSFSLARQARWDSFNIFSKAVAIKSGGDANVRNAWYGSSLDDLLEIVSVGFNGCKSHDAHDESHGVGIPLFSVHSSIDSAMCTVADEHGLRHVLLCGVILGKVEAVGCGSKQSQPSSKQYDSGVDDILAPTKHIIWTAFMNSHIHPNYILSFRYNYSKDSVVHGELKPQSPYVLFPNLVARVSNNLKPAEMTMLLKSYRIYRQRKISRQVWINKVRLIVGDTLLHSVIIKSNYDVHIL, encoded by the exons atgcagCGAATAGAGAATTGGGTTGGGAAGGGATTACCGAAAGTAGAGAAGGAGAGTGAAGAATACGAATCCATTAAGAATGGTTTCTTGAAGGGTATGGGATTTATGGGAAATGCCACAACTATCATTGCCATTCACAAGAACGATGTTTCCTTTAGTTTGGCAAGGCAAGCTCGTTGGGATTCCTTCAATATTTTCTCTAAGGCTGTGGCAATCAAATCTGGTGGAGATGCAAATGTAAGGAATGCTTGGTATGGTAGTTCCTTGGATGATCTCCTAGAAATTGTATCTGTTGGATTCAATGGATGCAAAAGCCATGATGCTCACGATGAGTCTCACGGTGTTGGGATTCCCTTATTTTCTGTCCATTCCTCCATTGATAG TGCTATGTGTACAGTAGCAGATGAGCATGGTTTGAGACATGTGTTACTATGCGGAGTGATTTTAGGGAAGGTGGAAGCTGTTGGTTGTGGTTCAAAGCAGAGCCAACCTAGTTCTAAGCAATATGACTCTGGTGTGGATGATATTTTAGCACCTACAAAACATATTATCTGGACTGCTTTTATGAATTCACACATTCATCCAAATTATATTCTTAGTTTCAGATATAATTACTCAAAGG ATTCAGTGGTACATGGAGAACTGAAACCTCAATCACCATATGTGTTGTTTCCCAATTTAGTAGCAAGAGtttcaaataatttgaaaccaGCAGAGATGACTATGTTACTCAAAAGCTACCGAATTTACCGA CAACGGAAGATTTCAAGACAAGTATGGATAAACAAAGTGAGATTGATTGTGGGAGACACACTGCTCCATTCAGTGATCATAAAATCCAACTACGATGTGCACATTCTTTAG